A stretch of Leptospira bouyouniensis DNA encodes these proteins:
- a CDS encoding STAS domain-containing protein — protein sequence MEITRREKDKIVVLDINGEIDLYNAPEIKDVIAKLIEEQKYCIVINLEKVSYIDSSGIGALISSLSNLKKYQGGLKIINVAGSVRKVFELTKLTSFFEIFDSEDEAVTAFK from the coding sequence ATGGAAATCACCAGAAGGGAAAAAGATAAAATCGTAGTACTCGATATTAACGGGGAAATCGACCTTTATAACGCGCCTGAGATCAAGGATGTAATCGCCAAATTGATCGAAGAACAAAAGTATTGCATCGTCATCAATCTCGAGAAGGTATCTTACATCGACTCTTCCGGAATTGGAGCTTTAATTTCAAGTTTGTCCAACCTGAAAAAATACCAAGGTGGATTAAAAATCATCAACGTAGCAGGGTCTGTTCGTAAGGTATTTGAACTCACTAAGTTGACTTCATTTTTTGAAATTTTCGATAGCGAAGACGAAGCAGTCACTGCTTTCAAATAG